CTTTGAGGCTGGAAAAAAATTTGGTGAGGTTTAAGGTTTTAAGTAAAGCTACGTCCATTCAATCCTGTTCTCCGTGGATTTCCACATGCCTTTCAGAACCCACTCCGAGTTTTCCACAGCCCATATAGCGTAGTCGCCTGAAGCTCTGTCATTGTATTCATCTAGCCTTATGTACCCGCTAACCGTGGAAACCCCGTATTCGCCTCGACTGTACTTCTCCGTCACCGAAGGTATGGTTTGCGCCATAGCGTCGGGATCGTATCGACCCAATTTTCCATACACCTCGGCGAAGCTGAGAGCCAACACCCACTCAGCGTCGTAGCCATTGAGGGCGTACTGGTATGTAGACCTGCCGAAGCGTTCTCGGTACGTTTTTTCCAGTTGATCATAGCTTGGGCCCTTGGACTCGAAGAGCGTGCTGTACATTTTCACCTTGTTCACCTTTTCCGGGATCTCAGAGATCTTCCTGCTTTTAGCCGTGCCGTCGCATCCCAGCCATGTGACCTCTAGGAGAGGTGATGTGGAGCCGACCTGAGAGAGCATAGTGTAAACCTCCTCGTAGCTGAAGGCCACCACCGCCACGTGGTCTTTCCCATATTTCTGGACAAGCCCCTTCACAGCGTCTTCGAGGACGGCGATGTACGGAGTGAAGTCTGCGGGTGGAGGATCAGGGTACTCGACCGTTTCCTTCACTTCGATTCCCGCGGCCTTGAACTTTGGTTCAGCGTAGTCGTTGAGCCCTTTACCCCAGGCGTTCCCTACATAGGTGACGGCGAGTCCCTTTATGCCCAGATCCGCCGCCTCCTTAGCGATGGCCTCAGTTTGGAAGGTGTCGGTAGCAACAAACCTGAAGATGTATTTCTTCTCCTCCGTCTTGGTAACGCCGAGAAGCTCCACCGCCGCGGTGCTGGAGGGCGATATGATGATGAGCTTGTTTGCGGAAACATACTCGGCGACCTGCTTGACCTCACCGCTACCCATGGGCCCCACTATTAAACCGACGCCCTTCCCGTGGAGGGCCTGTACCTTCTCCAGGGCTATTTTCGGGTCCACCCTAGTATCCTCAACGAAAAGTTTAACCCTATACGGCTCCCCCTTACCTTGGAAGTAGGCGTTGATGTTCTCGG
The nucleotide sequence above comes from Candidatus Bathyarchaeia archaeon. Encoded proteins:
- a CDS encoding ABC transporter substrate-binding protein, which gives rise to MSKSKAITKAQAILAIVLVVIVAAAAAYYYSAAYKPREIEVKIGVLVDLSGPLTTYGEDIRDAVTIGAENINAYFQGKGEPYRVKLFVEDTRVDPKIALEKVQALHGKGVGLIVGPMGSGEVKQVAEYVSANKLIIISPSSTAAVELLGVTKTEEKKYIFRFVATDTFQTEAIAKEAADLGIKGLAVTYVGNAWGKGLNDYAEPKFKAAGIEVKETVEYPDPPPADFTPYIAVLEDAVKGLVQKYGKDHVAVVAFSYEEVYTMLSQVGSTSPLLEVTWLGCDGTAKSRKISEIPEKVNKVKMYSTLFESKGPSYDQLEKTYRERFGRSTYQYALNGYDAEWVLALSFAEVYGKLGRYDPDAMAQTIPSVTEKYSRGEYGVSTVSGYIRLDEYNDRASGDYAIWAVENSEWVLKGMWKSTENRIEWT